From the genome of Spinacia oleracea cultivar Varoflay chromosome 2, BTI_SOV_V1, whole genome shotgun sequence, one region includes:
- the LOC130467729 gene encoding MLP-like protein 43: MGVTGKLEVEVDIKCHGDIFHELFGQKPHNVPGITPDKIHTCDVHEGEFGKPGSIISWDYTLDGKKCVAKEIVEAIDEENKSVRFKVIEGDLLKEFKSLTISIHVVPKPEVTAVMWVAEFEKIADDGPYPSKIMDFCIHVTRDIEAHHLKE; encoded by the exons ATGGGAGTGACAGGGAAGCTTGAAGTAGAAGTTGATATCAAGTGTCATGGAGATatattccatgaattgtttggGCAGAAACCACACAATGTTCCCGGTATTACCCCTGATAAGATTCATACTTGTGATGTTCATGAGGGTGAATTCGGCAAGCCTGGCTCTATCATTTCATGGGACTATACCCTTG ATGGGAAGAAATGTGTAGCAAAGGAGATAGTAGAAGCCATAGATGAAGAGAACAAATCAGTGAGATTCAAAGTCATAGAAGGAGATCTACTTAAGGAATTCAAGAGTTTAACCATAAGTATTCATGTGGTTCCTAAACCTGAAGTTACTGCAGTTATGTGGGTTGCTGAGTTTGAAAAGATTGCTGATGATGGGCCCTACCCATCCAAAATTATGGACTTCTGTATTCATGTTACCAGAGACATTGAGGCCCATCACCTCAAAGAATAA